The genomic DNA ACTTGTAGGGCAGGGGGCCAATTTCGGCGGCTATTCCGGGTGGATAGGATTTCAGCCAGATCTTGCCTGGGCTGATACCCGTCTGTTGTGCGCTGACTTCCGCCATGACCTCTCTCCCTCTGGTCGCCACAGGCTGGCCTGATGCGGCCTGAGAAAATCCCTCCCGATCCTCTCACGCCGATGAGGATGATGCTTTTGCGACACCTCTTCAAGCTGAGATTCGGAATTATATAACTTTGACGTAAACGTCAACTGAGCTTACGGTTAACAGGCTTCTGCGAGCCTTGCGAAAAAGTATGACGAGAACCGCAAAAGCTTTGCCTGCCGCAGGAAAAACCTGTATTGCATTGCAGCATATCCCTGTTGGTCCAATCCGACATCCGCCGACATATCCCCCAGATTTTTCTCCGGCCGCAAGGCACGGCGACACTGGCCATTGCCCATGAGCGAACCCATGTGTGACGAAGCCTTCTCCTCAGCCGTCGATCCGCGCCGCGCCCGTGTTTCTGCCGCCGAAGTGGCGCTCGCCGTCGGCGGCTTCGGGATCGGTACCGGCGAGTTTGCGATCATGGGTCTCCTGCCGCAAGTCGCCGAAGACGTATCGGTATCGGTGCCCCAGGCTGTTGCGGTCATCAGCGCCTATGCGCTCGGCGTCGTCGTCGGTGCGCCGCTGATCGCGGTGCTTGCCGCCCGCTTCTCGCGCTTCCGGGTGCTTTTGGTCCTGATGCTGGTTTTTGCCGTCGGCAACTTCGCGAGCGCCGTCGCTCCGGATTTCTACACGCTGATTGCCGCGCGCTTCTTCGCCGGTCTGCCGCATGGCGCCTATTTCGGCGTGGCTGCCCTGGTGGCGGCCGGCCTTGCCGCGCCGAACCAGCGGGCCCGCGCCGTCGGCCGGGTGATGATGGGACTGACCATCGCCACTCTCTTCGGCACGCCGCTCGTCGCCTGGTTCGGCCAGGCGCTCGGCTGGCGCTCCGCGTTTGCCATCGTCGGCGCCATCAGCCTCCTGACCATGGCGCTCACCTTCGCCCACGTACCGCGGGACAAGGGCAACCCGAAGGCGACGCCGCTTCGCGAGCTGGGTGCGCTCGGCAAGCTGCAGGTCTGGCTGATGCTCGGCATCTGCGCCATCGGCTGTGGCGGCATGTTTGCCGTCTTCAGCTACATCACACCGGCGCTGACCGAAGTCGCAGGTGTTTCGCTTGGTAATGTGCCGATCATGCTTTCGGTCTTCGGTGCCGGCATGATCCTCGGCAACATCGTCGGGGCGCGGCTTGCCGACTGGGCGCTGATGCCGGCGATCGGTATCGCCATCGTCTTCAACATCTTGGCCTATGTGCTTTTCTATTTCACCATGGGCAATCCGTGGATCGCCATCGTCAACGTGCTCTTCATCGGCGGTGGCTTTGCCGTCGTCCCGGGCGTGCAGACCCGGCTGATGGATGTCGCCGGCGAGGCCCAGACGCTGGCTGCTGCCCTTAGCCACTCCGCCTTCAATCTCGCCAATGCGCTAGGCGCCTGGCTCGGCGGCGTTTCGATCGCTGCGGGTTATGGCTGGACCTCCACCGGTCTCGTCGGTGCCGTTCTCGGCGTTGCCGGCTTCGGTATCTTTCTCGCCTCAGTCTTCGTCGATCGCGCACAGCCTGCGCGTATGGCTGCAAAACCTGCGGCGGAATGACCGGCTTTATCGAAAGAAAGCCGGGGGCTCTTGAACCCTTCTAAATTTTTCTGTCATGTCCCGCCGCTAGCGTCGGCCACGGCCCTGAAACTACCGTAAAGCAGGGGCAAAGGGGCGGCGCGCGGTGTCAGAGTGGCTGGCAAGGCCGCGGGTTTGCTGTAAGCTCGTCGGAAGACGGAGGATCATTGGTGCAATTGGGTAATCGCGAACGAGAGAATTTCGCCGTGGAGCCACGGCTCCTCGGGCACACTGCCATTTCGCGCCATGCCCTTGTCGGCCCCATGACCGCTGCGCGCTGGATGCTGGTCTTCGTTCTGCTAGCCGGCGTCTATTTCTTCCATGGTTTCGTCGTTCCGGTTCTGGCCGCTGTCGTCATCGGGTTTGCCAGCTGGCCGATCTATCGCCGGCTGCTCGCCGGCGTGAACGGCAACCGGACGCTTGCCGCCACCATCGCGATCGTCTGCGTCATCTCCTTCATCGTCGTGCCGATCTCGATTGCCGCCGTCTATGCGGTCGACGAAGTGCGCGACTGGGTCGTCTGGGCCGTCGAGACCAATGCCAACGGTGCCGTCGTGCCCGCATGGCTGTCGAGCATTCCGATCGCCGGTGTCTGGCTTGGCGAGCAATGGGTCAAGCATATCGGCCATCCGGGCGCGCTCGGCGAACTGGTCCAGCTCGTCAGCGGCTCCAACATCGGCAATATCTACCGCGGCGTTCTGGTCGTCGGTGCCTCGACGTTCCATGCCTTCCTGACGCTGCTGTTCATGCTGATCACGCTGTTCTTCGTCTATCGCGATGGGCAGTCCTTCTCCGGCCAACTCGACAAGCTCGGCGAGCGTATCTTCCCGATGCGCTGGGAACGGCTGTCGCGCGTCGTGCCGCTGACGATCAGCTCGACGGTCACCGGCATGGGCATCATCGCCATCGGCGAAGGCATCGTGCTTGGCGTCGCCTATTGGCTTGCCGGCGTGCCGTCGCCGGTCACGCTCGGCATCATCACCGGCCTGATGGCGCTGATCCCCGGTGGCGCGCCGCTCTGCTTCACGCTGGTCTCGGTCTATCTCGTCGCCAGCGGTTCGCCCATTCACGGCCTGGCGCTGTTCACCTGGGGCACGACCGAACTCTTCATCGTCGACAAGACGCTGCGTCCGCGCCTCGTCGGCGGCCCGATCAAGCTTCCCTTCCTGCCGACCTTCTTCGGCCTCGTGGGCGGCGTGAAGACCATGGGTTTCCTCGGCCTCTTCGTCGGTCCGGTGCTGATGGCGCTGCTCGTTGCGATCTGGCGCGAATGGATGCGCGAAGCCACCACGCCCACCGAAACGAGCGTGAACGAGATTATCAAGGGCTAGGTGCTCTTTTGCCGAACCGGCGGTCGCATACGGGCGGCCTCGGGATCTCTTCAGCTTGTGGCAGATAGGCCGATACCGGACTGGTCCTGCGCCTATGAAGGTCGCCTCCCGCGCTCCCGAACGGATCTTTGCGGGCGTCTTTATCTTTTCCTTATGCCTCCTTCCGACCATCGCAATCGATAATTGACCCGCTGCGGGCGCAAGATCCGGACTTCAACAGTCCGGAGAATTTGCATGTCCGATGTTCTTTTTCTTGCCGCCGGAATCGGCGGCTTTGTCGTGTTCGCGCTTTATGCGCGCGCGCTGAGCCGGCTTTAGGAGGGCGTCATGTTCGAAGCCCTGCTCGGTCTTGCCGTCGCCATCGGTCTTGCGGCCTACCTCGTCGTCACCCTCGTTCGCCCGGAACGGTTCTGACCCGGTTGACGGGGATCGAACCCGTTGGCCGTTCGCATCAGCCGGGCGCCTTTGCGCCGTCCGGCCGCCCTTAGCGGAGTAATCTCATGTCTATCATCGGGTGGCTGCAGATCAGCCTCCTCTTCATCGCCGTCCTGATCGTCATCAAGCCGCTGGGGCTTTATATGGCGCGGGTCTTCTCCGGTGAACGCAACGTTTTTTCACCCGTCCTCGGTCCCGTCGAGCGCGGCCTTTATCTTGCGGCCGGTGTCGATCCGAAGAAGGAACAGGGCTGGCTCGCCTACACGATGTCGATGCTCGCCTTCAGCCTCGCCGGCTTTGTCTCGCTCTATGCGATCCTCCGGCTGCAGGCCCACCTGCCGATGAACCCGCAGGGCTTCTCGGGCATGCCGTCCGATCTCGCCTTCAACACGGCGGTCAGCTTCGTCACCAACACCAACTGGCAGAACTACGGTGGCGAAACCACGCTCAGCCATTTCAGCCAGATGGCCGGCCTGACGGTGCATAACTTCGTCTCCGCCGCGACCGGCATCGCCATGGCGCTTGCCGTCACCCGCGCCTTCGCCCGCTCGAACGCCTCGACCGTCGGCAACTTCTGGGTCGATCTCACCCGTTCGACGCTTTACGTGCTGCTGCCGATCGCCGTCGTCATGGCCCTTGCCATGGTCTGGACAGGCTTGCCGCAGACCTTCCACGCCGATCTGTCGGCAACCACGCTCGAAGGCGCCAAGCAGACGATCTCGCTCGGCCCTGTCGCCAGTCAGGAAGCGATCAAGCAGCTCGGCACCAATGGTGGTGGCTTCTTCAACGTCAATGCCGCCCATCCCTTCGAGAACCCGACGGCCTTCTCCAACTATCTCAACATTTTCGCCATGTTGTCGATCTCGGCGGCGCTCGTCTACACGTTTGGCCAGATGGTCGGTAACCGCCGCCAGGGTTGGGCCTTCATCGCCGTCACCGCGATCCTGCTGATCTCAGGCGTTGCGGTCGTCTACTGGGCGGAAGCCCACGGCAACCCGATCCTGACCGCCCTTGGTCTCGATGCCGCCCAGGGCAACATGGAAGGCAAGGAAGTCCGCTTCGGCCAGGCGATGACGGCGCTCTATGCCGCTGTCACCACCGGTCTGTCGGATGGCGGCGTCAACGGCATGCACGGCTCGCTGACGGGCCTCGGCGGTCTCGTGCCGATGTTCCTGATGCAGCTTGGCGAAGTCCTGCCGGGCGGCGTCGGCTCCGGCCTCTACGGCATGGTGGTCTTTGCGATCCTCGCCGTCTTCGTTGCCGGCCTGATGGTCGGCCGCACGCCGGAACTGCTCGGCAAGAAGATCGAATCCCGCGAGATGAAATACGCGATGTTCGCCGTCCTCATTCTGCCGGTGACGATCCTCGGCTTTGCCGCCGTCTCCGCGATGCTGCCTTTTGCCGTCGCAAGCATCGGCACGGCGGGCCCGCACGGCCTGTCCGAAATCCTCTATGCCTTCACGTCGGCGGCCGGCAACAACGGCTCGGCTTTCGGCGGGCTCACCGGCAACACACCCTGGTACAACACGACGCTCGGGTTCGCGATGCTGCTCGGCCGCTTCGCCTATGCGGTTCCGGTCATGGCGATCGCCGGTTCGATCGCGGTGAAGACCCGCGTGCCGGCGTCCAAGGGTACCTTCCCGACCGACACGCCGCTCTTCGTCGGCCTGCTTGTCGGCATCATCCTCATTCTCGGCGGGCTGCAATTCTTCCCGGCGCTCGCGCTCGGTCCCATCGTCGAGCATCTCTCGATGCTTGCCGGTCAGACCTTCTAAAGGAATTCGACACATGTCTTCCAAACCTATCGCACCCAGTCTTCTGGACCCGGCGATCCTGCTGCCGGCGATCAAGGCGGCGTTCATCAAGCTCGACCCGCGCCAGCTCGTGCGCAATCCGGTGATCTTCGTCACCGAAGTGGTCGCAGCCGTGGTCACCGGTCTCTTCGTGCGCGACATCGCCACCGGCACAGGCAGCCCGCTGTTCTCCGGCCAGATCGCCGCCTGGCTGTGGTTCACGGTGCTTTTTGCCACCTTTGCCGAAGCCGTCGCCGAAGGCCGCGGCAAGGCCCAGGCCGACAGCCTGCGCCGCACCAAGTCCGAACTGACGGCGCGCAAGCTCGTTGCCGACGAAGGCCGCGAGACCCAGACGATCCCGGCGACATCGCTGAAGGTCGGCGACCTCGTGCTCGTCGAGGCTGGCGAACTGATCCCCGGCGATGGCGAAGTCGTCGAGGGTGTCGCCTCTGTCAACGAGAGCGCCATCACCGGTGAATCGGCGCCCGTCATCCGTGAATCCGGTGGCGACCGCTCGGCTGTCACAGGCGGCACGCAGGTGCTGTCCGACTGGATCAAGATCCGCATCGGCGTGGCACCCGGCGACACTTTCGTCGACCGCATGATCGCGCTGATCGAGGGCGCGCAGCGCCAGAAAACCCCGAACGAGATCGCCCTGTCGATCCTGCTTTCGGGCCTGACGCTGATCTTCCTGGTGGCCGTCGTCACGCTCTGGGGGCTCGCCGGCTATTCCGGTACCGTGCTCTCGGTCACCGTGCTCGCAGCCCTGCTCGTCACCCTGATTCCGACCACGATCGGTGGCCTGCTTTCAGCCATCGGCATCGCCGGCATGGACCGTCTGGTGCGCTTCAACGTCATCGCCACCTCCGGCCGCGCTGTCGAGGCTGCTGGCGACGTCGATACGCTGCTGCTCGACAAGACAGGCACCATCACCTTCGGCAACCGCATGGCGGCCGACTTCATGCCGGTGCCCGGCGTTACCGAGGCCGAGCTTGCCGATGCCGCACTGCTTGCAAGCCTTGCCGACGAAACGCCTGAGGGCCGCTCGATCGCGGCGCTTGCCACCGGTGAATTTGGCCGCCAGACGCCAGATGTGTCGCTGCCCGCGTCCGACAAGGGCGAGGTCCTGGCGCTCGCCGTCGGCGGCGGCGCAAGCCGGGCCGGCGCGACCCGGATCGACGCGGTCATTCCCTTCGCTGCGGAAACGAGGCTTTCGGGCGTCGACTTCGGCGGCCGCCGGCTGCGCAAGGGTGCCGTCGACTCGGTCCTGAAGTTCACCGGTATCCGCGACGAGAACGTGCCGAACGAGTTTCGCCGCGCCGTCGACCAGGTGGCCCGCACCGGCGGCACGCCGCTTGCGGTTGCCGACGGTCCGCGCCTGCTCGGCGTCATCCATCTGAAGGATGTGGTGAAGCCCGGCATAAAGGAGCGCTTCGCCGCTCTTCGTGCCATGGGCATCCGCACGGTGATGGTCACCGGCGACAACCCGGTGACCGCTGCCGCCATCGCGTCCGAAGCCGGCGTCGACGACTTCCTTGCCGAAGCGACCCCGGAGGACAAGCTTGGCTATATCCGCAAGGAGCAGCAGGGCGGCCGCCTGATCGCGATGTGCGGCGACGGCACCAACGACGCGCCGGCACTCGCCCAGGCCGATGTCGGCGTCGCCATGCAGACGGGGACCCAGGCCGCCCGCGAGGCCGCCAACATGGTGGACCTCGATTCCAGTCCGACGAAGCTGATCGAGATCGTCGAGATCGGCAAGCAGCTGCTGATGACCCGCGGGTCGCTGACGACGTTTTCGATCGCCAACGACGTGGCCAAGTACTTCGCCATCATCCCGGCGCTGTTCATTACCACCTATCCGGCCCTTGCCGCGCTCAACGTCATGGGCCTCGCCTCGCCGCAATCGGCGATCCTCTCGGCGGTGATCTTTAACGCGCTCATCATCGTCGCCTTGATCCCGCTGGCGCTGAAGGGCGTCAAGTACCGGCCCGTCGGTGCGGCAGCCCTTCTGCGCCGTAACTTGGCTGTCTACGGCCTCGGCGGCATTGTCCTGCCCTTTGCCGGCATCAAGCTCGTCGACCTCGCCGTCAACGCACTCAATCTGGTGTAACCATGCTGAACCAACTTCGCCCCGCCATCGTCATGATCGTGCTCCTGACCGCGATCACCGGCCTTGCCTATCCCTTTGCAATCACCGGCGCGTCGCAGGTGCTGATGCCCGCGCAGGCAAATGGCAGCCTCATCGAGAAGGACGGTACCCTCATCGGTTCCGCCCTCATCGGCCAGAACTTTACTTCCGACAAATACTTCTGGCCGCGGCCCTCCGCGACCGGTCCGGACGCCTATAACGCGGGGGCTTCGAGC from Ensifer adhaerens includes the following:
- a CDS encoding MFS transporter yields the protein MSEPMCDEAFSSAVDPRRARVSAAEVALAVGGFGIGTGEFAIMGLLPQVAEDVSVSVPQAVAVISAYALGVVVGAPLIAVLAARFSRFRVLLVLMLVFAVGNFASAVAPDFYTLIAARFFAGLPHGAYFGVAALVAAGLAAPNQRARAVGRVMMGLTIATLFGTPLVAWFGQALGWRSAFAIVGAISLLTMALTFAHVPRDKGNPKATPLRELGALGKLQVWLMLGICAIGCGGMFAVFSYITPALTEVAGVSLGNVPIMLSVFGAGMILGNIVGARLADWALMPAIGIAIVFNILAYVLFYFTMGNPWIAIVNVLFIGGGFAVVPGVQTRLMDVAGEAQTLAAALSHSAFNLANALGAWLGGVSIAAGYGWTSTGLVGAVLGVAGFGIFLASVFVDRAQPARMAAKPAAE
- a CDS encoding AI-2E family transporter, translated to MQLGNRERENFAVEPRLLGHTAISRHALVGPMTAARWMLVFVLLAGVYFFHGFVVPVLAAVVIGFASWPIYRRLLAGVNGNRTLAATIAIVCVISFIVVPISIAAVYAVDEVRDWVVWAVETNANGAVVPAWLSSIPIAGVWLGEQWVKHIGHPGALGELVQLVSGSNIGNIYRGVLVVGASTFHAFLTLLFMLITLFFVYRDGQSFSGQLDKLGERIFPMRWERLSRVVPLTISSTVTGMGIIAIGEGIVLGVAYWLAGVPSPVTLGIITGLMALIPGGAPLCFTLVSVYLVASGSPIHGLALFTWGTTELFIVDKTLRPRLVGGPIKLPFLPTFFGLVGGVKTMGFLGLFVGPVLMALLVAIWREWMREATTPTETSVNEIIKG
- the kdpF gene encoding K(+)-transporting ATPase subunit F; this translates as MFEALLGLAVAIGLAAYLVVTLVRPERF
- the kdpA gene encoding potassium-transporting ATPase subunit KdpA: MSIIGWLQISLLFIAVLIVIKPLGLYMARVFSGERNVFSPVLGPVERGLYLAAGVDPKKEQGWLAYTMSMLAFSLAGFVSLYAILRLQAHLPMNPQGFSGMPSDLAFNTAVSFVTNTNWQNYGGETTLSHFSQMAGLTVHNFVSAATGIAMALAVTRAFARSNASTVGNFWVDLTRSTLYVLLPIAVVMALAMVWTGLPQTFHADLSATTLEGAKQTISLGPVASQEAIKQLGTNGGGFFNVNAAHPFENPTAFSNYLNIFAMLSISAALVYTFGQMVGNRRQGWAFIAVTAILLISGVAVVYWAEAHGNPILTALGLDAAQGNMEGKEVRFGQAMTALYAAVTTGLSDGGVNGMHGSLTGLGGLVPMFLMQLGEVLPGGVGSGLYGMVVFAILAVFVAGLMVGRTPELLGKKIESREMKYAMFAVLILPVTILGFAAVSAMLPFAVASIGTAGPHGLSEILYAFTSAAGNNGSAFGGLTGNTPWYNTTLGFAMLLGRFAYAVPVMAIAGSIAVKTRVPASKGTFPTDTPLFVGLLVGIILILGGLQFFPALALGPIVEHLSMLAGQTF
- the kdpB gene encoding potassium-transporting ATPase subunit KdpB, with amino-acid sequence MSSKPIAPSLLDPAILLPAIKAAFIKLDPRQLVRNPVIFVTEVVAAVVTGLFVRDIATGTGSPLFSGQIAAWLWFTVLFATFAEAVAEGRGKAQADSLRRTKSELTARKLVADEGRETQTIPATSLKVGDLVLVEAGELIPGDGEVVEGVASVNESAITGESAPVIRESGGDRSAVTGGTQVLSDWIKIRIGVAPGDTFVDRMIALIEGAQRQKTPNEIALSILLSGLTLIFLVAVVTLWGLAGYSGTVLSVTVLAALLVTLIPTTIGGLLSAIGIAGMDRLVRFNVIATSGRAVEAAGDVDTLLLDKTGTITFGNRMAADFMPVPGVTEAELADAALLASLADETPEGRSIAALATGEFGRQTPDVSLPASDKGEVLALAVGGGASRAGATRIDAVIPFAAETRLSGVDFGGRRLRKGAVDSVLKFTGIRDENVPNEFRRAVDQVARTGGTPLAVADGPRLLGVIHLKDVVKPGIKERFAALRAMGIRTVMVTGDNPVTAAAIASEAGVDDFLAEATPEDKLGYIRKEQQGGRLIAMCGDGTNDAPALAQADVGVAMQTGTQAAREAANMVDLDSSPTKLIEIVEIGKQLLMTRGSLTTFSIANDVAKYFAIIPALFITTYPALAALNVMGLASPQSAILSAVIFNALIIVALIPLALKGVKYRPVGAAALLRRNLAVYGLGGIVLPFAGIKLVDLAVNALNLV